A genome region from Nitrospira sp. includes the following:
- a CDS encoding transketolase C-terminal domain-containing protein, producing MSEALEPKQKTNPQGDPTTSVSAPKVEAKKDPHADAKRQKVVTPEYLFLEAPRTKEFITGSEAAKEAIRRSNVDLAIAYPITPQSETMQLVGVLYGEGYVKEYYRGEEEVGVMAAIAGGSRAGVRCYTATAGPGTLRGLEGIASWPGHRLPVVAMFTCRVVNAPLAIQPDNIEVSYLLNCGMIVFHAENQQDMYDFTLAGFIISEKNDVTLPVGVCCDGFFVTHARGYVRMQDRSMKLPPREPWRGAVPVLDAENPPARLSRDAPVQKSNFMAYNIHAVWQQEVWAAVERSRKYINQYMGGLLTAENVDDAEAVIIASGSAAAQSREAVRICAEKGIKIGLIKIRSLRPFPTQELRKLCGKAKLIVVPEFNYVGWLAKEVATAIYGFSNAKIIGGPRVYGGQSMPVELIVDEVESGLTGKKSTNVAISQVMGASASDSEAMGHFLRSI from the coding sequence ATGAGTGAAGCATTGGAACCGAAACAAAAGACTAATCCTCAGGGCGATCCTACTACAAGTGTCTCGGCTCCGAAGGTAGAAGCCAAGAAGGATCCGCATGCGGATGCTAAGCGGCAGAAGGTTGTCACGCCCGAGTATCTGTTCCTGGAAGCTCCTCGTACCAAGGAGTTCATTACCGGCAGTGAAGCTGCGAAAGAGGCGATCCGCCGGTCAAACGTCGACCTTGCGATTGCGTACCCCATTACCCCACAGAGTGAAACCATGCAGTTGGTCGGCGTGTTGTATGGTGAAGGCTATGTGAAGGAGTATTACCGCGGGGAAGAAGAGGTCGGTGTCATGGCGGCGATCGCGGGTGGTTCACGTGCGGGAGTTCGTTGTTATACTGCCACCGCCGGGCCTGGAACGTTGAGAGGCTTGGAGGGAATTGCTTCCTGGCCAGGACATCGGCTCCCCGTTGTGGCCATGTTCACCTGCCGGGTCGTAAACGCTCCATTGGCTATTCAGCCAGACAATATTGAGGTCTCGTATCTGCTCAATTGCGGCATGATTGTGTTCCATGCCGAAAATCAGCAGGACATGTATGATTTCACGTTGGCTGGTTTTATCATCAGCGAGAAAAACGACGTGACCCTTCCCGTCGGCGTATGTTGCGATGGGTTCTTTGTGACGCATGCCAGAGGTTATGTTCGGATGCAGGACCGCAGCATGAAGCTCCCGCCCCGTGAACCCTGGCGTGGTGCTGTGCCGGTTCTTGATGCTGAAAATCCTCCAGCTCGACTTTCCCGCGACGCCCCGGTTCAGAAGTCCAATTTTATGGCCTATAACATTCACGCCGTGTGGCAGCAGGAAGTGTGGGCTGCTGTGGAGCGATCCCGCAAGTACATCAATCAGTACATGGGCGGATTGTTGACGGCAGAAAATGTGGACGATGCTGAAGCGGTGATTATTGCTTCAGGTAGTGCCGCCGCGCAGTCACGTGAAGCCGTGCGTATTTGCGCCGAAAAAGGTATTAAGATCGGCCTGATCAAAATCCGATCGCTCCGTCCGTTCCCGACTCAGGAGTTGCGAAAGCTCTGCGGGAAAGCCAAGTTGATTGTGGTGCCTGAGTTCAATTATGTCGGTTGGCTCGCGAAGGAAGTGGCGACGGCTATCTACGGTTTCTCGAATGCAAAGATCATTGGTGGCCCAAGGGTTTACGGTGGTCAGTCAATGCCTGTTGAACTGATCGTGGATGAAGTTGAGTCCGGTTTGACCGGAAAGAAGTCCACCAATGTGGCCATTTCTCAGGTCATGGGTGCTTCCGCTTCTGACAGTGAGGCGATGGGCCATTTCCTGCGCAGTATCTAA
- a CDS encoding small ribosomal subunit Rsm22 family protein: protein MNVIAAVAEFDLLDSSQDPPQSIIDAVLELSQLFTRTGSGAGRAYFEDPQLRAGYLAYYVPVNLAKVQLLLDELHPTLPTLANQEFRVLDIGGGPGTGALGVLDWCLSRSVGQPPSLHMTVVDHSPQVLGLCAKMWQVYTRQHQSQLLLPLQTIQCNLERSLPSAIREQRGEHGYHLIILQNLLSELFIGGTDPVGQRTALVGELLNCLAPEGSLMLMEPASRAASRQLHQVRDNLLAEQRCSVYAPCLHDIPCPALVKPDDWCHEERKWETPAWIAQVDREVGLIKDALKFSYVILRKDGKTLVSRNQDYHRVVSELRVMKGEKRVWFCDQAGRSEVGRQDKEASASNAPFDDWHRGAIVRVSDIVRKERKGRPAMVGRILASGHVEIVRPA, encoded by the coding sequence ATGAATGTCATTGCGGCCGTGGCTGAGTTCGACCTTCTAGACTCGTCTCAAGATCCACCACAATCGATCATTGATGCAGTGTTGGAACTCTCCCAACTATTCACACGCACTGGGTCGGGGGCAGGAAGGGCTTATTTCGAGGATCCTCAGCTGCGAGCCGGCTATTTGGCCTACTATGTGCCGGTGAATCTCGCTAAAGTGCAGCTTCTTTTGGATGAGCTGCACCCGACGCTTCCTACTCTTGCGAATCAGGAGTTTCGAGTATTGGACATCGGTGGTGGCCCTGGAACCGGAGCGCTTGGCGTACTTGACTGGTGCCTCTCGAGGTCCGTGGGGCAACCACCCTCTCTTCATATGACGGTGGTTGATCATTCGCCTCAAGTCTTGGGCTTGTGTGCGAAAATGTGGCAGGTCTACACTCGGCAGCATCAGAGTCAGCTCCTCCTCCCGTTGCAGACAATTCAGTGTAATCTCGAACGTTCCCTGCCATCGGCCATTCGGGAGCAGCGTGGGGAGCATGGTTATCACCTCATTATTCTACAAAATCTTCTTTCCGAATTATTTATTGGGGGTACGGACCCTGTGGGCCAAAGGACGGCGCTAGTCGGTGAATTGCTGAATTGTTTGGCTCCTGAGGGGAGCCTGATGTTGATGGAGCCAGCCTCGCGGGCTGCATCGCGCCAGTTACATCAAGTGCGAGACAATCTATTGGCGGAGCAGCGCTGTTCTGTGTATGCCCCCTGTCTGCACGATATTCCCTGCCCCGCACTCGTCAAACCTGATGACTGGTGCCATGAGGAGCGGAAGTGGGAGACCCCGGCCTGGATTGCTCAAGTGGATCGGGAAGTCGGACTGATCAAGGATGCGCTCAAATTCTCCTATGTGATTTTGCGCAAAGATGGCAAGACGCTCGTGTCGCGAAATCAGGATTACCATCGGGTGGTGAGCGAGTTGCGCGTCATGAAGGGCGAGAAACGTGTCTGGTTCTGCGATCAAGCAGGGAGATCAGAGGTCGGACGCCAGGATAAGGAGGCGTCGGCGTCAAACGCGCCTTTCGATGACTGGCATCGTGGGGCGATCGTTCGGGTCAGCGACATAGTCAGAAAGGAACGAAAAGGACGACCGGCCATGGTCGGTCGAATTCTCGCTTCTGGCCACGTGGAGATTGTCCGTCCCGCCTGA
- a CDS encoding dual specificity protein phosphatase, with product MINKRVLVGNADDARNPPPQVTAVLMVAEEQNVTVPSRVVYAKIPFKEFGAPTVAALHEAVEWVAAHVAEHRLMVCCRVGMGRSVSVVIAYLCCIEGMSYADAVKLVLTRRPGGMPLPCLQETIEDVRRRRQTQENSSLA from the coding sequence ATGATCAACAAACGCGTGCTCGTCGGTAATGCCGATGACGCAAGGAATCCGCCGCCGCAAGTTACTGCTGTTCTCATGGTTGCGGAGGAGCAGAATGTGACGGTTCCTTCGCGGGTTGTCTATGCCAAGATTCCGTTTAAGGAGTTTGGTGCGCCCACGGTAGCAGCGTTGCATGAGGCGGTGGAGTGGGTTGCGGCCCACGTGGCGGAGCATCGGTTGATGGTATGTTGTCGGGTAGGCATGGGACGGTCGGTGTCAGTCGTGATTGCCTATCTGTGTTGTATTGAGGGGATGTCTTATGCCGATGCGGTCAAGCTTGTGCTGACCAGACGTCCAGGTGGAATGCCACTGCCGTGCCTTCAAGAGACCATCGAGGATGTGCGACGTCGACGGCAAACCCAAGAGAATTCATCGCTTGCCTAG
- the mutM gene encoding bifunctional DNA-formamidopyrimidine glycosylase/DNA-(apurinic or apyrimidinic site) lyase: MPELPEAEVAARQLRERLVGARVRECWVGRADIVREGLSTLDWYHHATITTVGRQGKSVIIQFLCGEETRFLVAELGMTGLLLLHSAPTRHPQHTHFILRLERSAEPDLRYWNPRRFGRLSLLDQAGLGRYIARRFGHDPLTISYEQFMCVLGSTRSRLKGLLMRQQVIAGIGNIYANEILFRSRLHPDQVANTIPEKGMARLYRAMGEVLREAIAMGGSSVRDYFAPDGTEGQYRHRHLVYAKAGEPCPNACGAEIVRMHGERSSFYCPTCQRKRPQSASKT, from the coding sequence ATGCCAGAATTGCCGGAAGCAGAAGTCGCGGCGCGTCAATTGCGTGAACGGCTCGTCGGAGCCAGGGTGCGCGAGTGCTGGGTCGGCCGCGCCGACATCGTGCGCGAAGGGTTGTCCACTCTAGACTGGTACCACCACGCTACGATTACCACGGTAGGCCGACAGGGGAAAAGCGTCATCATCCAGTTTCTCTGCGGCGAAGAGACGAGATTTCTTGTCGCAGAGCTGGGCATGACGGGACTCTTGCTGCTTCACTCCGCCCCGACCAGGCATCCGCAACATACCCATTTTATTTTGCGCCTTGAACGAAGCGCCGAGCCTGATCTCAGATATTGGAACCCTAGGCGGTTTGGTCGTTTGTCGTTGCTCGATCAGGCGGGGCTCGGCCGGTATATCGCCCGTCGGTTCGGCCATGACCCGCTCACCATCAGTTACGAGCAATTTATGTGTGTACTCGGATCCACACGGAGCAGACTGAAGGGGCTCCTAATGCGTCAACAGGTGATTGCCGGGATCGGTAACATCTATGCGAATGAGATCCTCTTCCGCTCGAGGCTTCATCCCGATCAGGTAGCCAATACGATCCCGGAGAAGGGGATGGCACGACTCTACCGCGCTATGGGGGAGGTGTTACGCGAGGCCATCGCCATGGGGGGATCTAGTGTGCGAGACTATTTTGCACCGGATGGAACCGAGGGCCAGTATCGGCACAGGCATTTGGTGTACGCCAAAGCCGGAGAGCCCTGCCCAAATGCTTGTGGTGCCGAGATCGTTCGCATGCACGGGGAGCGAAGTTCGTTTTACTGTCCCACCTGCCAGCGAAAGAGGCCACAGTCAGCGTCTAAGACCTGA
- a CDS encoding ATP citrate lyase citrate-binding domain-containing protein, with amino-acid sequence MAKVLEGPGMGLMKKWGITVPNYVVVTSVDELTKLGQANEWLKKSKLVAKAHEALGSRFKLGLVKVDLDFKAAEAAAKEMIGRQVGSITVTQVIVSEMIPHKEEYYCAVKSTREGSEILIANCGGIEVESNWDRVKRLCLEIGQAPSPESLEKLSKEAGFSGPLVKKMAEFAGKMFACFDSEDAQYLEVNPVVLRAADEQLVALDAVTLLDGDAKFRHPDWNFAFAAEFGRAYSKQEIEVMAVDSKIKGSVKFIEIPGGDTAMLPAGGGASVYYSDAVVARGGKLANYAEYSGDPPDWAVEVLTEKVCSLPGIRNIIVGGAIANFTDVKKTFGGIINGFRKAKSDGKLKNVKIWVRRGGPREKEGLDAMRALKDEGFDINVFDRNTPLTDIVDKALQAK; translated from the coding sequence ATGGCGAAAGTGCTTGAAGGTCCCGGGATGGGGCTGATGAAGAAGTGGGGAATCACCGTTCCCAATTATGTGGTCGTCACTTCCGTTGACGAGTTGACCAAGCTGGGTCAAGCCAATGAGTGGTTGAAGAAATCCAAGCTCGTGGCCAAAGCGCACGAGGCCCTCGGGTCACGATTCAAGCTGGGGTTGGTCAAGGTCGATCTCGACTTCAAGGCCGCGGAAGCCGCGGCGAAGGAGATGATCGGTCGCCAAGTCGGCAGCATCACGGTGACGCAGGTCATTGTGTCCGAAATGATTCCGCACAAAGAAGAATATTATTGCGCCGTGAAATCCACGCGCGAAGGCAGCGAGATCCTCATCGCCAACTGTGGCGGGATCGAGGTCGAGTCGAACTGGGATCGCGTCAAGCGATTGTGTCTTGAAATCGGGCAGGCACCTTCCCCTGAATCGCTTGAAAAGTTGTCGAAAGAGGCTGGATTTAGCGGGCCGCTCGTGAAGAAGATGGCCGAGTTTGCGGGGAAAATGTTTGCCTGTTTCGATAGTGAAGATGCGCAGTATCTCGAGGTGAATCCCGTGGTGTTGCGCGCCGCCGATGAACAGCTGGTGGCGCTCGATGCGGTGACATTGCTCGATGGCGATGCCAAATTTAGGCATCCGGACTGGAATTTTGCGTTTGCGGCTGAGTTTGGCCGGGCCTATTCCAAGCAAGAAATCGAAGTGATGGCGGTTGACAGCAAGATCAAGGGGTCGGTGAAGTTCATCGAGATTCCTGGTGGAGATACCGCCATGCTGCCGGCGGGCGGTGGTGCCAGCGTGTACTATTCGGACGCAGTCGTCGCACGTGGCGGAAAGTTAGCCAACTACGCCGAATACTCAGGGGATCCGCCGGATTGGGCGGTCGAAGTGCTCACGGAAAAAGTCTGTTCGCTGCCTGGAATCAGAAACATCATTGTTGGTGGTGCGATCGCGAATTTTACCGACGTGAAAAAGACGTTCGGCGGGATCATCAACGGTTTCAGGAAGGCCAAGTCCGACGGCAAGTTGAAGAACGTGAAGATCTGGGTGCGTCGCGGTGGGCCACGCGAAAAAGAGGGGCTTGATGCGATGCGTGCGCTGAAAGACGAAGGCTTTGACATCAATGTCTTCGATCGCAATACGCCGCTCACCGATATTGTCGACAAGGCGCTCCAAGCGAAGTAG
- a CDS encoding citrate/2-methylcitrate synthase, translated as MSILANKDTRVVIQGGQAGVNAARRMAEFCYLIKRPLNVEAFVYPPDAGKSNEIPYGSGLIAIPVYKSIAEATKHHPALNTSLVYIGADRAMKGGMEALDDSHIKVVSMITEGVPEKDAKILGAHARKLGKVFNGPSSIGIISAGACRLGVIGGAFDNLVLSKLYREGSFGVITKSGGLSNEIIWICSQFADGITTAIGIGGDAYPGTDYVSYLEMFENDPQTKAVVIVGEMGGDLEERAAEWYGAKKRRVKLIAVVSGFCQESLPKGMKFGHAGAKEGMKGEGSARSKSDALKKAGALVPATFGALGPAIKETYQELLKSGQVKEPVEPVTLPRLPKTVEEALKADEVMVAPLIRTTISDDRGDEPCYDGYPASELINKGYEIPHIIGLLWDKRLISKQEAEIVKRIMMLSADHGPCVSGAYATILAACAGIGLSQSVAAGMIMIGPRFGGAVTDAGRFFKYAVDNKLSVDEFLAYMKKNHGPVPGIGHRVKSLRNPDKRVKELVGYVKSLKIKTPCLDFALEVEKITSVKKDNLILNVDGTMAAVLVDIGFPVDSLNGFFILSRTIGLIGHWVDQKRQDSRLVRLFDYLVNYATPKRREVPPLK; from the coding sequence ATGAGCATTCTGGCAAACAAAGACACCCGTGTGGTGATTCAGGGTGGTCAGGCCGGTGTCAACGCCGCCCGCCGCATGGCCGAGTTCTGTTATCTCATTAAGCGACCGCTCAACGTCGAAGCCTTCGTCTATCCGCCGGATGCCGGCAAGTCCAATGAGATTCCCTACGGCAGTGGCCTCATTGCCATTCCGGTGTACAAGTCCATCGCCGAGGCTACCAAGCATCATCCGGCCCTGAATACCAGCCTTGTATACATTGGCGCCGACCGTGCGATGAAGGGTGGTATGGAGGCGCTGGACGATTCGCATATCAAGGTGGTCTCAATGATCACTGAGGGCGTGCCTGAAAAGGACGCAAAGATTCTTGGTGCCCATGCGCGCAAATTGGGGAAGGTCTTCAACGGTCCCTCATCCATCGGCATCATCTCCGCCGGAGCCTGCCGCCTGGGTGTGATCGGTGGCGCCTTTGACAATCTGGTCCTTTCCAAGCTCTATCGTGAAGGCTCGTTCGGAGTCATCACCAAGTCCGGCGGCCTTTCAAATGAAATCATCTGGATTTGCTCTCAATTCGCCGACGGGATCACGACAGCCATTGGTATCGGCGGTGATGCCTATCCCGGTACCGATTATGTCAGTTATCTCGAGATGTTCGAGAACGATCCGCAAACGAAAGCGGTTGTGATCGTTGGCGAAATGGGCGGTGATCTCGAAGAGCGTGCTGCAGAGTGGTATGGCGCGAAAAAACGTCGGGTGAAACTGATTGCCGTGGTGTCTGGTTTCTGCCAGGAAAGTCTGCCGAAGGGGATGAAGTTTGGCCATGCCGGTGCCAAGGAAGGCATGAAGGGCGAAGGCTCGGCTCGCTCGAAGTCTGATGCGCTCAAGAAGGCCGGCGCGCTCGTACCGGCCACTTTTGGCGCGCTTGGCCCTGCCATCAAGGAAACCTATCAGGAACTGCTTAAGTCCGGTCAGGTGAAGGAACCGGTCGAACCGGTTACGTTGCCCAGATTACCCAAGACCGTCGAGGAGGCTCTGAAAGCCGATGAGGTCATGGTCGCGCCGCTGATCCGCACGACCATCAGCGATGACCGTGGCGATGAGCCTTGCTACGACGGCTATCCTGCTTCTGAACTCATCAATAAGGGCTATGAAATACCTCATATCATCGGGCTTTTGTGGGATAAGCGGTTGATCTCAAAGCAGGAAGCCGAGATCGTCAAGCGCATCATGATGCTGTCCGCTGATCACGGTCCTTGCGTGAGCGGTGCCTATGCGACCATCCTCGCGGCTTGTGCCGGAATCGGCCTCTCGCAATCTGTTGCCGCAGGCATGATTATGATTGGTCCGCGTTTCGGAGGAGCGGTGACGGACGCCGGGCGATTCTTTAAATATGCTGTCGATAACAAGCTGTCCGTAGACGAATTCTTGGCCTACATGAAAAAGAATCACGGTCCAGTTCCGGGTATTGGGCATCGTGTGAAGAGTCTCCGGAATCCGGACAAGCGGGTCAAGGAGTTGGTCGGGTATGTGAAGAGTCTCAAAATCAAGACTCCCTGCTTGGACTTCGCGCTTGAGGTAGAGAAAATCACCTCCGTGAAAAAGGATAACTTGATTCTGAACGTCGACGGCACGATGGCAGCCGTCTTGGTCGATATCGGATTCCCTGTCGATAGTTTGAACGGATTTTTTATCCTCTCGCGGACAATCGGTTTAATCGGTCACTGGGTTGATCAAAAACGCCAAGATAGCCGCCTGGTCAGGTTGTTCGACTACCTCGTAAATTATGCGACGCCGAAGAGGCGGGAAGTTCCGCCACTGAAATAA
- a CDS encoding aconitate hydratase, with amino-acid sequence MSMDLAKKLYAKMPDVFAKARKKFGRGLTLADKILVSHADNFDTQTWERGKAMLALRPDRVAMQDATAQMAMLQFMQANKKKAAVPSTIHCDHLIRAEMGSEKDLLRAMDENREVYNFLASAAKKYGIGFWKPGAGIIHQVVLENYAFPGCLIIGTDSHTPNGGGLGGLAIGVGGADAGEVMAGLPWEVLHPKLIGVRLTGKLNGWASPKDVILYLCGLLTVKGGTNKIVEYFGPGAETISATGKGTICNMGAELGATTSVFPFDNKMVAYMNITDRADLATFAQSHKELLVGDPEVYQSPEKYYDQIVEVDLSKLEPHVVGPHTPDLARPISKLAAEAKAKGYPVELKAALIGSCTNSSYEDISRSAHIARQGLKAGLKAKASFLVSPGSERIYHTMKRDGFLDTFEQLGGTVLSNSCGPCIGQWKRADGVKGKADSIVSSFNRNFPGRNDGISETLSFLASPEVVTAYAITGDLGFDPVNQTLKGADGKEFKFQPPQGEELPAKGFAKGEEGFVAPADNGEGLTVDIPLTSERLQLLQPFPRWDGKDFDKLPLLIKTKGKTTTDHISPAGPWLKFRGHLDKISDNMFLGANSAFTSEPGKGTNVLTGEGNLTIAQIARAYKAKGIGSIVVGDENYGEGSSREHAAMSPRFLNVRVVITKSFARIHETNLKKQGILALTFADPKDYDKIEQQDRISVTGLNNLAPGKPVQVIIHKADGTALTIQTNHSITEQQIAWFKAGSALNALN; translated from the coding sequence ATGTCGATGGATCTCGCCAAGAAGCTATATGCCAAGATGCCGGATGTGTTTGCCAAGGCCAGAAAGAAGTTCGGCCGCGGGCTCACCCTGGCTGACAAGATCTTGGTTTCGCACGCGGATAATTTCGACACGCAGACCTGGGAGCGTGGCAAGGCGATGTTGGCGCTCAGGCCGGATCGTGTCGCGATGCAAGATGCTACGGCGCAAATGGCTATGTTGCAGTTTATGCAGGCCAATAAAAAGAAGGCAGCCGTGCCGAGCACGATTCATTGCGATCACCTCATTCGGGCTGAAATGGGTTCCGAGAAGGACTTGCTCCGTGCGATGGATGAGAATCGGGAAGTGTATAACTTCCTCGCGTCTGCCGCAAAGAAGTACGGAATTGGTTTCTGGAAGCCCGGCGCGGGAATCATCCATCAGGTGGTCTTGGAGAACTATGCCTTTCCAGGCTGTTTGATCATCGGGACAGACTCGCATACGCCGAATGGTGGTGGCTTGGGCGGGCTGGCGATCGGTGTCGGTGGTGCGGACGCCGGTGAAGTGATGGCAGGATTGCCGTGGGAGGTTCTGCATCCGAAATTGATCGGAGTGCGCCTAACCGGGAAATTGAATGGCTGGGCTTCCCCGAAAGACGTGATCCTCTATCTGTGCGGCCTGTTGACGGTGAAGGGTGGGACGAACAAGATCGTAGAGTATTTTGGTCCTGGAGCCGAAACCATCAGTGCCACCGGGAAGGGCACGATTTGTAACATGGGTGCGGAGCTTGGAGCCACGACCTCCGTATTCCCCTTCGACAACAAGATGGTCGCCTACATGAACATCACGGATCGTGCTGATTTGGCGACCTTCGCTCAATCTCACAAAGAGTTGTTGGTGGGTGATCCCGAAGTCTATCAGTCGCCTGAAAAGTACTACGATCAAATCGTGGAGGTGGATCTGTCGAAGCTCGAGCCACATGTGGTTGGTCCGCATACGCCGGATCTCGCCAGGCCGATTTCGAAATTGGCGGCGGAAGCGAAGGCGAAGGGGTACCCGGTCGAATTAAAGGCGGCACTCATTGGCAGCTGTACCAATTCCTCTTACGAAGACATCAGTCGCTCTGCCCATATCGCACGGCAAGGCTTGAAGGCGGGTTTGAAGGCCAAAGCATCGTTCCTTGTGTCGCCTGGCTCTGAGCGCATTTACCACACCATGAAACGTGACGGATTCTTAGACACCTTTGAGCAGCTCGGCGGTACCGTGTTGTCAAACTCTTGTGGGCCCTGCATTGGGCAGTGGAAGCGGGCCGATGGGGTGAAGGGAAAGGCCGATTCAATCGTCAGTTCGTTCAATCGGAACTTTCCTGGTCGCAATGATGGAATCAGCGAAACGCTCTCCTTCTTGGCGAGCCCCGAAGTTGTGACAGCGTACGCCATTACCGGTGATTTGGGATTTGATCCCGTGAATCAAACCCTCAAGGGTGCGGATGGAAAAGAGTTTAAGTTCCAGCCACCGCAGGGGGAAGAACTCCCTGCCAAGGGTTTTGCGAAAGGCGAGGAGGGCTTTGTGGCCCCGGCTGACAATGGTGAAGGCCTGACGGTGGATATCCCTCTCACGAGCGAGCGGTTGCAACTGTTGCAGCCATTCCCACGGTGGGATGGAAAAGACTTCGACAAGTTGCCGTTGTTGATCAAAACGAAGGGAAAGACCACCACCGATCATATCTCGCCGGCCGGACCATGGCTCAAGTTCCGGGGACATCTCGACAAGATCAGCGACAACATGTTTCTGGGCGCCAACAGTGCGTTCACCTCAGAACCAGGCAAGGGAACCAATGTACTCACGGGTGAGGGGAACCTCACCATTGCGCAGATTGCGCGAGCCTACAAGGCCAAAGGCATTGGGTCGATCGTTGTGGGGGATGAGAACTACGGTGAGGGGAGCAGCCGTGAGCATGCGGCGATGTCCCCGCGTTTCTTGAATGTTCGAGTGGTGATCACGAAGAGTTTTGCTCGAATTCATGAAACCAATCTGAAGAAGCAGGGCATCTTGGCTTTGACCTTCGCAGATCCAAAGGATTACGACAAGATCGAGCAACAAGACCGCATCAGTGTGACGGGGCTCAATAATCTGGCTCCCGGCAAGCCGGTGCAGGTCATTATTCATAAGGCGGATGGGACGGCGCTCACCATCCAGACGAACCACAGCATTACTGAGCAACAGATCGCGTGGTTTAAGGCGGGCTCGGCGTTGAACGCGCTCAACTAA